Proteins encoded in a region of the Candidatus Zixiibacteriota bacterium genome:
- a CDS encoding efflux RND transporter periplasmic adaptor subunit: MSERLLRLRSDLIVHAESDGARTLYVVKDPLTGRFFRLRAPEHYMLTRADGGTSIAEAARLTEERFGIKLRLEVAHQFFERMERLLFFEGPALERYRNNPIHIRRRSLWMIPIKAFDPDAALSRWVRRLRFLFAPGSVVIVLLLMAGATAIASSQQSLWQSNLADIWRLTSIPLVLAAIFVIAIVHEFGHALTLKYYGGSIHEMGFLLLYFQPSFYSNISDSYLLSGRRPRVYVGLAGLFFQGLLTAVAVFMWRVVEPGNWLSDFLWVIPAISLLLFLFNLNPLIKLDGYYLLVDALGIPNLRDKSFAYWRGVIHSWLWGRARTLSTDETRHRLAYRIYGIASALYTGALVGWLGYHAVRFLHGHWGLAGVLLLFASVMALAMTSGSAKSDTRAESSGDGAEDAQAPTSLAKPIVVWGTIILVVALSFVIKLERRVGSHCEVEASARYTVSNSASGTIETELFISHPQERRERSVVQANAADFSVIAYELRAAPNQPIARGDTLLVISSNRYRALLMQKTAERDRIIAERSVLVSGPQKDRILQLRAELSELEAQVGNKQAELDRGQRLLDRQLIAQEQFDARRTEREMAGSARDAKQSELDLLIAGPKAEELAVKEAQIAALDAEVEFLQIQIASSTILSPIEGIVTRVEHDRTLVEVADLDPVRLRLYVDQDDIADVGHDAPVSLKVRSRPRDTFHGRVITIASRADTASSQREFLVTTELDNAARLLQPGMTGYAKVACGKRPILSLVARRLMHFIRVEFWSWW; encoded by the coding sequence ATGAGTGAGCGCCTTCTGAGACTTCGCTCAGATTTGATCGTGCACGCCGAATCCGACGGTGCGCGCACCCTCTATGTGGTCAAGGACCCACTGACCGGGCGCTTCTTTCGCCTGCGCGCTCCTGAGCACTACATGCTCACGCGCGCCGATGGGGGCACCTCAATCGCCGAGGCGGCGAGACTCACCGAGGAACGATTCGGTATCAAGCTGCGGCTGGAAGTCGCGCACCAGTTCTTCGAGCGGATGGAGCGGCTGTTGTTTTTCGAGGGACCGGCACTGGAACGTTATCGCAACAACCCGATCCATATTCGGCGGCGATCGCTCTGGATGATACCGATCAAAGCGTTTGATCCCGACGCCGCTCTGTCACGATGGGTCAGGCGTTTGCGTTTCCTTTTCGCGCCGGGATCGGTCGTCATCGTGCTGTTGTTGATGGCCGGTGCTACCGCCATTGCGTCATCGCAGCAGTCGCTGTGGCAATCGAACCTCGCCGATATCTGGCGTTTGACCTCGATTCCACTCGTGCTCGCCGCCATTTTCGTCATTGCCATCGTGCACGAATTCGGACACGCGCTGACGTTGAAATACTATGGCGGCAGCATCCATGAGATGGGATTCCTGCTACTCTATTTCCAGCCGTCATTCTACAGCAACATCTCCGACAGTTACTTGTTGAGTGGGCGCCGTCCGCGTGTCTATGTCGGGCTGGCGGGGCTGTTTTTTCAGGGGCTTTTGACGGCCGTGGCGGTCTTCATGTGGCGGGTTGTCGAACCGGGGAATTGGCTCTCGGATTTCCTGTGGGTGATCCCGGCGATCTCGCTGTTACTGTTTCTCTTCAATCTCAATCCGCTGATCAAGCTGGATGGTTACTATCTATTGGTGGATGCGCTCGGCATTCCCAATCTCCGCGATAAGTCGTTTGCCTACTGGCGCGGCGTGATTCACTCCTGGCTCTGGGGCCGGGCGCGCACGCTGTCGACGGACGAGACACGCCATCGGTTGGCGTATCGAATCTATGGCATCGCTTCGGCGCTGTACACGGGCGCTCTGGTCGGCTGGCTGGGGTATCACGCCGTGCGCTTCCTCCACGGCCACTGGGGTTTGGCGGGAGTGCTCCTGCTGTTTGCCTCGGTGATGGCGCTTGCCATGACATCGGGCTCCGCCAAGTCCGACACACGTGCGGAGTCGTCAGGGGATGGTGCCGAAGACGCACAAGCCCCGACGAGTCTCGCTAAGCCGATTGTCGTCTGGGGCACGATCATCCTTGTCGTTGCTCTGTCGTTTGTGATCAAGCTGGAACGGCGTGTCGGATCGCATTGCGAGGTCGAGGCGAGCGCGCGGTACACGGTGAGCAACTCGGCGAGCGGAACCATTGAGACCGAATTATTTATCAGCCACCCGCAGGAGCGCCGCGAGCGTTCCGTCGTGCAGGCGAACGCCGCCGATTTCTCGGTCATCGCCTACGAGCTGCGGGCCGCGCCGAATCAACCGATCGCGCGCGGCGACACGCTGCTGGTGATCTCCTCTAATCGGTACCGTGCGCTGCTGATGCAGAAGACCGCGGAACGCGATCGCATCATCGCCGAGCGCAGTGTTCTTGTATCCGGACCACAGAAAGACAGGATCCTTCAGTTGCGCGCCGAACTCTCCGAGCTGGAAGCACAGGTCGGCAACAAGCAGGCGGAACTGGATCGTGGGCAGCGTCTGTTGGACCGGCAACTGATCGCGCAGGAGCAATTCGACGCGCGCCGCACCGAGCGGGAAATGGCCGGGTCGGCGCGTGATGCCAAGCAGAGCGAGTTGGACCTCCTGATCGCCGGACCCAAGGCGGAGGAGCTGGCGGTCAAGGAAGCGCAGATTGCCGCGCTTGATGCCGAGGTCGAATTTCTGCAGATCCAGATCGCGTCCTCAACGATCCTGTCACCGATCGAGGGAATCGTCACACGCGTCGAGCATGATCGCACCCTCGTCGAAGTGGCCGATCTCGATCCGGTCCGGCTGCGATTGTATGTCGATCAGGACGACATCGCCGATGTGGGACACGATGCACCAGTGTCGTTGAAGGTGCGTTCGCGACCGCGCGACACGTTTCATGGCCGCGTCATCACCATCGCCAGCCGCGCCGATACCGCCAGTTCACAACGCGAGTTTCTGGTCACGACTGAACTCGATAACGCTGCGCGTCTTCTTCAACCTGGCATGACCGGATATGCAAAAGTCGCGTGTGGTAAGCGGCCCATCCTCTCGTTGGTCGCCCGGCGTTTGATGCACTTCATCCGGGTCGAATTCTGGTCGTGGTGGTAG
- the glp gene encoding gephyrin-like molybdotransferase Glp translates to MNKKGSTFQSRIRRTSLEALRRRVLRSVSPLPAESIPISKARGRVLAIDVRAPGPQPPFDRSAMDGFALRSVDTESASSRRPVALAIVGTIGAGHSSRVGLQPHTTLRIMTGAPLPSGADAVVRVELVHERNGMASIGRSVAPGNDVRQRGSDFRKGERILQQGSMLGPAEVAMLALLDQTRVKVHRRPKVGVLSTGDELGEVGRKRAFGHIPDSNRYALLAQVESAGCIPDDAGRCRDDTRLLQKRLTALARACDFIVTTGGVSAGDFDVVKLLFREIGGVDLYRIPMKPGRPQAFGTVRGVPYFGLPGNPVSCMVVFDFLVRPALSRMAGRRQLDPMTIPAIAECDFTHKSRHWEFPRVIAEQRDGQWRLRPTRSQRSSDLKSMTDADGYAVLPPDQDAPRRGGTVQFVPFAT, encoded by the coding sequence ATGAATAAGAAAGGTTCCACTTTCCAGTCACGCATCAGAAGGACCTCGCTGGAGGCGTTGCGACGCCGCGTGCTGCGCTCGGTGTCGCCGCTACCCGCCGAGTCCATACCGATTTCGAAGGCGCGGGGACGGGTGCTGGCGATCGATGTGCGTGCGCCGGGCCCGCAGCCGCCATTCGACAGATCGGCCATGGACGGATTCGCACTGCGATCCGTCGATACTGAGAGTGCGTCAAGCAGGCGACCCGTCGCGCTCGCTATCGTCGGCACGATCGGCGCGGGACACTCAAGCAGAGTCGGGCTACAGCCACATACCACGCTCCGCATCATGACCGGTGCACCCTTGCCATCGGGTGCCGACGCGGTCGTACGCGTCGAGTTGGTCCATGAACGGAACGGTATGGCGTCGATCGGCCGCTCGGTGGCACCGGGCAACGATGTGCGCCAGCGCGGCAGCGACTTTCGCAAAGGCGAGAGAATCCTGCAGCAAGGGTCGATGTTGGGACCCGCGGAGGTCGCGATGCTGGCGTTGCTGGATCAGACCAGAGTCAAAGTTCATCGACGGCCGAAAGTCGGCGTGCTTTCGACCGGTGACGAACTCGGCGAAGTCGGAAGGAAGCGTGCATTCGGACACATTCCCGATTCGAATCGTTATGCGCTGTTGGCGCAGGTCGAATCGGCGGGGTGCATCCCAGACGATGCGGGGCGTTGCCGTGACGACACGCGTCTTCTGCAAAAACGGCTGACTGCATTGGCGCGCGCGTGCGATTTCATCGTGACGACCGGAGGTGTCTCGGCGGGCGACTTCGATGTCGTCAAGCTGTTGTTTCGGGAGATCGGCGGCGTCGATCTGTATCGCATTCCCATGAAACCCGGTCGTCCGCAGGCATTCGGCACGGTTCGCGGCGTCCCGTATTTCGGCTTGCCCGGCAATCCGGTCTCGTGCATGGTCGTCTTCGATTTTCTCGTGCGACCGGCGCTCTCCAGGATGGCGGGACGTCGACAACTCGATCCAATGACGATTCCCGCAATTGCGGAGTGCGACTTCACTCACAAGAGCCGTCACTGGGAATTTCCCCGGGTCATCGCCGAGCAACGGGACGGTCAGTGGCGATTGCGGCCGACCCGTTCGCAGCGCTCCTCCGATCTGAAGTCGATGACCGATGCCGACGGCTACGCCGTGCTGCCGCCCGATCAGGACGCACCGCGTCGCGGCGGCACGGTGCAATTCGTTCCGTTCGCGACTTAG
- a CDS encoding molybdenum cofactor guanylyltransferase has product MTRRMEEIAGLVLIGGRSERMGRDKALLELGGRPLWQIAANTLSPLVGCVLLVGNVNVPGTGSATRRIDDDPPGLGPLGGIVTGLEKSGCAHHLVLAVDYPMVTLEFLRLLLDSADGFQAVCGQSATHLEPLVAYYHADCAPVARTMIDSGEIRTHKLFERVRSRIITGPEYGAVDPQRRSLINVNTPDDLKRVSVLMADE; this is encoded by the coding sequence ATGACGAGGCGCATGGAAGAAATCGCCGGGTTGGTGCTGATCGGGGGCCGGTCGGAGCGGATGGGACGCGACAAGGCGCTGCTCGAGCTGGGCGGCCGCCCGCTATGGCAGATCGCTGCGAATACGCTCTCGCCGCTGGTCGGATGCGTCCTGTTGGTGGGAAACGTCAACGTGCCCGGTACCGGCTCGGCAACTCGGCGGATCGACGATGACCCTCCCGGGCTCGGGCCGCTGGGCGGAATCGTCACGGGGCTGGAGAAATCCGGATGCGCGCACCATCTTGTGCTCGCAGTCGATTATCCGATGGTCACATTGGAGTTTCTGAGATTGTTGCTCGATTCAGCGGATGGATTTCAGGCGGTCTGCGGACAATCCGCCACGCACCTTGAGCCCCTCGTGGCGTATTATCACGCCGATTGCGCGCCGGTCGCGCGCACGATGATCGACTCAGGGGAAATCCGAACGCACAAACTGTTCGAGCGTGTGAGATCGCGGATCATCACTGGACCAGAGTATGGAGCGGTTGATCCGCAGCGCCGTTCGCTGATCAATGTCAATACACCCGATGATTTGAAACGCGTCTCTGTGCTCATGGCCGATGAATAA
- a CDS encoding chloride channel protein has translation MNFSISDKLPVDPKWLLPWSRHWWRPTGPTALIALAVLVGLMTGVGASIFIWLVETSREFFFGYSRELLTKTVPFDWRFWVPIVPLVGGLLVGPIVYYFAREARGHGVPEVMDAVARRGGLIRPRVAAAKGVASAICIGSGGSAGREGPIVQIGSAIGSMIGQRFRMSADLVKILVGCGAAGGIASVFNAPIAGVLFSLEVILGDFGIGAFAPVIIASVVSSVVSHALLGNNPAFSMPKYALVSAWEIPLYALLGVLAAFTARAFVRILYKGEDLFEKLPIPGVLKPAAGGLLLGLLGLSFPQVFADGYQTITQVLAGEGVLWLLAVLVVAKMIATTLTLGSGNSGGIFAPSLFMGTCLGGGFGQLVHGWFPAVTATPGAYAAVGMGAVVAAATHAPMTALMIIFEMTRDYQIILPLMVATVVATMIAMRMAPESIYTLKLLRRGIVLRQGRDINVLARHHVSEVMQKDFATILQTMRVPEILRELESSGQSDFMVVDDQGRLVGVVGFQDLRVVLAKPEIDTLVIASDIMRPVRYKLYPDHHLTEAWDLFRPDEVGAVPVVDRQDEGRIVGIVTRGAITAFYNRCLVEDMAPMGPTFHPTIRS, from the coding sequence TTGAACTTTTCCATCTCCGACAAGCTGCCGGTCGATCCCAAATGGCTGTTGCCCTGGTCGCGGCACTGGTGGCGTCCGACCGGACCAACGGCCCTGATCGCCTTGGCGGTGCTGGTCGGTCTGATGACCGGAGTGGGCGCTTCGATCTTCATCTGGCTGGTGGAGACCTCGCGCGAGTTTTTCTTCGGCTACAGCCGCGAGCTGCTCACAAAGACGGTCCCTTTCGACTGGCGCTTCTGGGTCCCGATCGTACCGTTGGTCGGCGGGCTATTGGTCGGTCCGATTGTGTACTACTTCGCCCGTGAAGCGCGCGGCCACGGTGTTCCTGAAGTCATGGATGCGGTCGCACGGCGCGGCGGGCTGATCCGTCCGCGGGTCGCCGCCGCCAAGGGGGTCGCGTCGGCAATCTGCATCGGCTCGGGAGGATCGGCGGGACGCGAAGGTCCCATCGTCCAGATCGGGTCGGCGATCGGGTCGATGATCGGCCAGCGGTTCCGGATGTCGGCGGACTTGGTGAAGATCCTCGTTGGCTGCGGCGCGGCCGGCGGGATCGCGTCGGTGTTCAACGCGCCGATCGCGGGCGTGCTGTTTTCGCTGGAGGTCATTCTGGGCGACTTCGGCATCGGCGCATTCGCCCCGGTGATCATCGCCTCGGTGGTGTCCTCGGTCGTCTCGCACGCGTTGCTGGGCAACAACCCGGCCTTCTCGATGCCGAAATACGCGCTCGTTTCGGCCTGGGAGATTCCGCTGTACGCGCTTTTGGGCGTGCTGGCGGCATTCACCGCCCGGGCATTTGTCAGGATACTCTACAAAGGAGAGGACCTCTTCGAAAAACTGCCCATACCAGGAGTCCTCAAGCCGGCCGCCGGCGGGCTGCTGCTTGGACTGCTGGGGCTGTCGTTCCCGCAAGTCTTCGCCGATGGTTATCAGACGATAACACAGGTGCTGGCGGGCGAGGGCGTGCTTTGGCTTCTGGCTGTGTTGGTTGTTGCCAAAATGATTGCCACGACCCTGACCCTCGGATCCGGGAACTCGGGCGGTATCTTCGCCCCATCGCTGTTTATGGGGACATGCCTCGGCGGCGGCTTCGGGCAATTGGTCCACGGCTGGTTTCCGGCAGTCACCGCGACGCCGGGGGCGTATGCCGCCGTGGGCATGGGGGCGGTCGTAGCGGCCGCCACGCACGCGCCGATGACCGCGTTGATGATCATCTTCGAGATGACGCGCGATTATCAAATCATCCTGCCGTTAATGGTGGCCACCGTGGTGGCGACCATGATCGCGATGCGCATGGCCCCCGAATCGATCTACACGCTCAAACTGCTGCGGCGCGGGATCGTCCTGCGTCAGGGACGCGATATCAATGTGCTGGCGAGGCACCATGTTTCGGAGGTCATGCAGAAGGATTTTGCAACGATCCTACAAACCATGCGCGTGCCGGAGATTCTGCGAGAATTGGAATCCAGCGGCCAGTCGGATTTCATGGTCGTCGACGACCAGGGACGGCTCGTCGGCGTTGTAGGGTTCCAGGACCTGCGCGTCGTGCTGGCCAAGCCGGAGATCGACACGCTGGTCATTGCCTCCGACATCATGCGGCCAGTCCGATACAAGCTGTACCCCGATCACCATTTGACCGAGGCATGGGATCTGTTTCGTCCCGATGAAGTCGGCGCGGTGCCGGTCGTGGATCGCCAAGACGAGGGTCGGATTGTCGGCATCGTCACGCGCGGCGCGATCACGGCGTTTTACAATCGCTGCCTGGTCGAAGACATGGCGCCTATGGGACCGACATTTCATCCGACGATTCGGTCATGA
- a CDS encoding carbon-nitrogen hydrolase family protein, with the protein MVVSVAALQFPVGVPLGLEDLLYLFRRKPDFICLPEYFAVRRDAESHRDGTDSIRQQLDFYSQVSRDLQCVLIGGTIAHPAEGGFANIATVFDSGEPVGFYQKMNPTDHEKRRGIIPGDEYKTFDVRGLRIGVLICADVLTGDSFAAMAEMGADMIFAPTVSPYRTGDTVFAKQKRDQEIFVAGARRASAYVVKTCGIGTIFGGRLQGRSGIFAPWGILKNVTPDSEDKKLVLTEALDIAEIREFAGQVRTLSEREAPSPALIAQQSHS; encoded by the coding sequence ATGGTCGTTTCAGTCGCCGCCTTGCAGTTCCCAGTCGGAGTCCCGCTCGGACTCGAGGATTTGCTGTACCTATTTCGCCGCAAGCCGGACTTCATCTGCCTTCCGGAGTACTTCGCGGTCCGTCGCGACGCGGAGAGCCATCGCGACGGGACCGACTCCATCCGGCAACAGCTCGACTTCTATTCCCAAGTATCGCGCGATTTGCAATGTGTGCTGATCGGCGGCACGATCGCGCACCCGGCCGAAGGCGGATTCGCCAACATCGCGACGGTATTCGACAGTGGCGAGCCGGTGGGATTCTATCAGAAGATGAATCCGACCGATCACGAGAAGCGGCGCGGGATCATCCCCGGCGACGAGTACAAGACGTTTGATGTGCGCGGTCTGCGAATCGGCGTGCTTATCTGTGCCGATGTGCTGACCGGCGACTCGTTTGCCGCCATGGCCGAGATGGGCGCCGACATGATCTTCGCGCCGACGGTCTCGCCGTATCGGACGGGGGACACGGTCTTTGCCAAGCAGAAGCGTGATCAGGAAATCTTCGTGGCCGGCGCACGGCGCGCATCGGCGTACGTGGTCAAGACCTGCGGCATCGGCACGATTTTCGGGGGTCGCTTGCAGGGACGCTCTGGCATCTTTGCTCCGTGGGGAATCCTCAAGAACGTGACACCTGATAGCGAAGACAAAAAGCTCGTGCTCACCGAGGCGCTGGACATCGCCGAAATCCGCGAATTCGCCGGCCAGGTCAGAACCCTCAGCGAACGGGAAGCCCCGTCTCCTGCGTTGATCGCACAACAGTCACACTCATAG
- a CDS encoding 3-isopropylmalate dehydrogenase — protein MIPIPHRIAVIGGDGIGPEVTAEAVKVVRAVAKAGGFAVEFEEFPHGTDHYLATGELFPDDLRERIRTTKDAVLLGAIGDPRVEPGLVERPIIMGMRFGYDLYVNLRPIKLYAEHLCPIKGKTPADVDIVVVRENTEDLYAGLGGILKRGTPDEVAVAEMIFTRKGCERVIRYAFETARKRAKQKKVTLVDKANAIRAMDIWTRTFAEVGAEYPDIEQDHAYIDAACMWMIKNPEWFDVVVVSNIFGDILTDLGAMVQGGMGIAASGNIHPGQISMFEPIHGSAPRYKGKNVANPLGAIAAGAMMLDYLGEAKAAQKIEHAIEQLLVTRKIPSLGADSGLSTSQIGDLVCETIVS, from the coding sequence ATGATCCCCATACCTCACCGCATTGCTGTCATAGGTGGAGACGGCATCGGCCCCGAAGTCACCGCCGAGGCAGTCAAGGTCGTTCGTGCGGTTGCGAAGGCCGGAGGGTTCGCTGTCGAGTTTGAGGAATTCCCGCACGGGACCGATCATTACCTCGCGACCGGCGAGCTCTTCCCCGACGATCTCCGCGAACGCATCCGCACGACCAAGGACGCGGTCCTGCTCGGCGCGATCGGCGATCCGCGGGTCGAACCGGGGCTGGTCGAGCGGCCGATTATCATGGGGATGCGCTTTGGTTACGACTTGTATGTCAACCTGCGGCCGATCAAGCTCTATGCCGAGCATCTCTGCCCCATCAAAGGCAAAACACCCGCCGACGTCGACATCGTCGTCGTGCGTGAAAACACCGAGGATCTCTATGCCGGACTGGGCGGCATTCTCAAGCGAGGCACGCCCGACGAGGTCGCGGTCGCCGAGATGATCTTCACGCGCAAGGGATGTGAGCGGGTGATCCGCTATGCCTTCGAGACCGCGCGCAAACGCGCCAAGCAGAAAAAAGTCACGTTGGTGGACAAGGCCAATGCCATCCGCGCCATGGACATCTGGACCCGGACATTCGCCGAGGTCGGCGCGGAATACCCCGACATCGAACAGGACCACGCCTACATCGACGCTGCCTGCATGTGGATGATCAAAAATCCGGAGTGGTTCGACGTGGTGGTGGTCTCCAATATCTTCGGCGACATCCTCACCGATTTAGGAGCGATGGTGCAGGGTGGCATGGGAATCGCCGCATCGGGCAACATTCATCCCGGACAAATCTCGATGTTCGAGCCGATCCACGGCTCCGCGCCCAGGTACAAAGGCAAAAACGTGGCGAACCCACTGGGCGCAATCGCCGCGGGCGCCATGATGCTCGATTATCTGGGTGAGGCGAAGGCGGCGCAAAAGATCGAGCATGCGATCGAGCAATTGCTCGTCACCCGCAAGATTCCCTCGCTGGGCGCCGATTCAGGGCTCTCGACTTCGCAGATCGGGGATTTGGTCTGCGAGACGATTGTATCGTAG
- a CDS encoding transposase → MPRRSYNIPGHAHLLTFSCFHKHQFLTDDKVRRHLADSIDLTRRLENFTLWAYVLMPDHVHLLVHPGSDVYSIPRILNRIKSPVAHHFVHEWKETAQQRLRLMLARQGKRVVHRLWQAGGGHDRNLTDWDAIANAMDYIEWNPVRLGLVAEPTDWTWSSARSRAGHSDVPLVIDIVAEAARLIDTELCKP, encoded by the coding sequence ATCTGCTGACCTTCTCGTGCTTTCACAAACACCAGTTCCTCACCGACGACAAAGTGCGTCGCCATCTTGCCGACTCAATCGACCTGACCAGACGTCTCGAAAACTTCACGCTCTGGGCGTACGTCTTAATGCCCGACCATGTGCATCTCCTCGTTCATCCCGGAAGCGACGTGTACTCGATCCCAAGAATCCTGAATCGCATCAAGAGCCCCGTCGCACATCATTTCGTGCATGAGTGGAAGGAAACGGCGCAACAGCGTCTTCGACTGATGCTGGCACGGCAGGGCAAACGTGTTGTGCATCGACTGTGGCAAGCCGGAGGCGGACACGACCGCAACCTGACTGACTGGGATGCGATTGCCAATGCAATGGACTATATTGAATGGAATCCGGTGCGGCTCGGACTGGTGGCGGAACCAACGGATTGGACTTGGTCGAGCGCAAGGTCGCGCGCAGGACATTCAGATGTTCCATTGGTCATCGATATTGTTGCAGAAGCTGCTCGGTTGATCGATACTGAGCTTTGCAAGCCCTGA